From a single Methanomicrobium sp. W14 genomic region:
- a CDS encoding transcriptional regulator: MKSALRNRLAEKMAGEITLSESPGDALRKWRMNFNIPPGVLAEKLGFSPSVISDYEGGRRKSPGTAVVGRIVETILKIDEENGGRYMKKYANILYSDFDDDVIYDMHDYDTSIPLKSFCDSIDCRLIEGSTDHRIYGYTVVNSLNAIVSLSAPEFNKIYGWSTERALIFTNVSTGKSPMIAIRVTPFKPRCVILQGITPEKIHPIVPELALRDKITLFTTEMDTDRIVKVLREEPW; encoded by the coding sequence ATGAAATCCGCACTGCGGAACCGTCTTGCCGAAAAAATGGCAGGAGAGATTACGCTTTCAGAATCACCCGGCGACGCCCTGAGAAAGTGGAGAATGAATTTCAACATTCCACCGGGAGTTCTGGCAGAAAAACTCGGGTTTTCACCGTCTGTCATTTCAGACTACGAAGGTGGCAGAAGGAAAAGTCCCGGAACAGCAGTAGTCGGAAGGATTGTTGAAACAATTCTCAAAATCGATGAGGAGAACGGGGGCAGGTACATGAAAAAGTACGCCAATATTCTCTACAGCGATTTTGATGATGACGTTATTTATGACATGCACGACTATGACACTTCCATTCCGCTCAAAAGTTTTTGTGATTCAATAGACTGCAGGCTTATTGAAGGCTCAACTGATCACAGAATCTACGGTTATACGGTTGTCAACAGTCTGAATGCCATAGTATCTCTGTCCGCTCCGGAATTCAACAAGATTTACGGCTGGAGCACAGAGAGAGCACTTATTTTTACAAACGTATCTACAGGCAAATCGCCTATGATAGCAATCCGGGTCACTCCATTCAAGCCGCGCTGTGTAATTCTTCAGGGTATAACACCCGAAAAAATTCACCCCATAGTCCCTGAACTCGCTTTAAGAGACAAAATTACACTTTTTACGACAGAAATGGATACAGACAGGATTGTCAAAGTACTGAGGGAAGAACCATGGTAG
- a CDS encoding DUF120 domain-containing protein — protein MITAEDLLFLKKMGLMGGLNGQVLVSSQKLAESLKMSPMTVSRRLSSLEKENYIVRSVRPDGQYVAVTRLGEDALKREYADYKKLFEDNSGTLLIEGEVISGLGEGRYYVSIPGYVDQFRKKLGFGPYPGTLNLKIDPFSVSVRKRAELHSWVDIEGFQADDRTFGSAKCLPCRINGYKCAIIVPGRSHYPDDVIEVISEVKLREKMNLEDGNRVKVEVCIR, from the coding sequence ATGATTACTGCAGAAGATCTTTTGTTTCTTAAAAAGATGGGCCTTATGGGCGGACTTAACGGTCAGGTTCTGGTCTCCTCTCAAAAACTTGCAGAGTCACTTAAAATGAGCCCCATGACTGTTTCCCGCAGGTTGTCATCACTTGAAAAAGAGAATTACATAGTAAGGTCTGTGAGACCTGACGGTCAGTATGTTGCAGTCACGCGTCTTGGCGAAGACGCTTTAAAACGGGAATACGCGGATTATAAAAAACTTTTTGAGGACAATTCGGGAACTCTGCTTATAGAGGGCGAAGTCATAAGCGGACTTGGTGAGGGCCGTTATTATGTCAGTATCCCCGGCTATGTGGACCAGTTCCGGAAAAAACTTGGTTTTGGACCTTATCCGGGGACTCTGAACCTGAAGATAGACCCGTTCAGTGTAAGTGTCAGGAAAAGGGCTGAGCTGCACAGCTGGGTCGATATAGAAGGATTTCAGGCTGATGACCGGACTTTTGGAAGTGCAAAATGCCTTCCGTGCAGAATAAACGGGTATAAATGCGCAATAATCGTTCCCGGCAGGTCACATTATCCTGACGACGTTATAGAGGTAATATCCGAGGTAAAACTTCGTGAGAAGATGAATCTTGAAGACGGCAACAGGGTAAAGGTTGAGGTTTGTATAAGATGA
- the ribB gene encoding 3,4-dihydroxy-2-butanone-4-phosphate synthase: protein MIDDAIESLKNGEFILIYDFADREGETDFAIRSDAINHDSIRNMRNDAGGLICTSIHSKAAEIMGLPFASDVLRPTHLAEKDGDIPYDRANHSSFSLWVNHKDTFTGVTDIDRALTANKLAEHVKHAMNNDPLDFPAEFRTPGHMATLRANDKLLDVRRGQTELSITLAELGGINPCVTICEMLDDSTGRALKKEDAMKYADDNGLVFIGGDEIVKFWEDNKVY, encoded by the coding sequence ATGATAGACGATGCAATTGAATCATTGAAAAACGGCGAATTTATTTTGATTTATGATTTTGCCGACAGAGAGGGAGAAACTGACTTTGCAATACGCTCTGATGCAATAAATCATGACAGCATCAGAAATATGAGAAACGATGCGGGAGGCCTCATCTGCACTTCGATACATTCGAAGGCTGCTGAAATTATGGGTCTTCCTTTTGCAAGCGACGTCTTAAGGCCGACCCATCTTGCGGAAAAAGACGGTGATATTCCTTATGACAGGGCAAACCACTCGTCATTCTCCCTGTGGGTTAATCACAAGGATACTTTTACAGGTGTTACTGATATAGACCGTGCACTGACTGCCAATAAACTCGCAGAGCATGTAAAGCACGCGATGAACAATGACCCTCTGGACTTTCCGGCAGAGTTCAGAACTCCGGGGCATATGGCGACTCTTCGTGCGAACGACAAACTTCTTGACGTAAGGCGCGGTCAGACCGAACTTTCAATAACTCTGGCTGAACTGGGAGGAATCAACCCATGCGTAACCATCTGTGAGATGCTTGACGACAGTACAGGAAGAGCTCTGAAAAAAGAAGATGCTATGAAATATGCCGATGATAACGGGCTTGTATTTATTGGCGGCGATGAAATAGTAAAGTTCTGGGAAGACAATAAAGTCTACTAA